A window of Clostridioides sp. ES-S-0010-02 genomic DNA:
AGGGAAAAACGTGAAAAAAAGGTTATTAAGTTTAATATTATGTATAGCTATGATTGCGACTTTATTAGTTGGGTGTTCAAACAACAATTCAAATGAAGCAAGTAATAAAGATGCTAATGCGGAAAAGGTTACAGCTGACCCAGTTGATACAACAAAAGTATTTGTATCACCTAAGTGGGTAAAAAGTGTTATTGATGGAAATCAACCAGAGTCTAAAAATTATGTTATTGCAGAAGGCTCATGGGGAGCAACTGAACAAAATGAAGGCTACTTGAAACAGCATATACCAGGAGCTATTCATATTGATACAGACTCTTTAGAATATGATAATGATGAAGGAGTAAAAGACTTTGATAACTACAATATCAAACCAGCAGATGTAGTTGAAAAAGTATTACTTAGCAATGGTATTACATCAGATACAACTGTTATACTATATGGTTCTGATTCAGGAGTAGATAGAATAGCATTCATTTGTCTTTGGGCTGGTGTTAAAAATGTTAAAGTTATGGATGGGAGTATTGAAGCATGGAAAAATGCAAAATATGATGTAGAAAAAGGAGCAGTAGAGCCAAAATCTCAAAAAGAGTTTGGTGTAAAAGTTCCAGCTCATCCAGAATATGTAATGGATATAAAAGATGTAGAAAATAAATTAAAAAATGACCCTAACTTTAGACTAGTAAGTATAAGAAGCTTAGAAGAGTTCTCTGGAAAAACAAGTGGTTACAATTATATTGATAAAGCTGGAGAGCCAAAGGGTGCTGTATGGGGGCGTGCAGGTACTGATGCAAGCAGTATGCAAGATTATATGAATGAAGATGGAAGCTATGTAGATTTTGATAAAGTATTAGGTTATTTTAAAGATATTGATGTGACAAAAGATACAAATACAGCATTTTATTGTGGAACTGGATGGAGAGCAACTATTCCTTGGTTAATGTGCTATGAAAATGGATGGAAAAACATCACTTTATTTGATGGTGGATGGTGGCAATGGCAAACACAACCTAATCTGCCAGTACAAGTAGGAAATCCTAAAGATGGGGATGTTAAGTATACAACTGTAGGTGAATTATCAACTGATAAAGCTAAAAAATAATATAAAAAAAGAGGATATGCCAATATAATTTTTATAAGTAATAAGCTATATACTATTTTTAAAAAAAGCTTGAAATTTTATGAGTTTCAGTAAAGAATACAAGTTTCAATAGAGAATATAAATTTCAATATAAAAGGTGAACTATATTTATTATAGTCCACCTTTTTTATATTTTTTTGAGTTATGAGTAGTACTTATTTTCTGTATATATTTATTACAATATCAATACATATTTACTATGCTATCAATATGTGTTTCTTACAATACAAGTATATATTTCTTATTATACCAAATTATACTATAGGATATTACTAAATAAGATTATTCTGTTTTAAGATAAATATTATTATAAATACTGTGATTATGGAAAATGCAGAGGTAAATACTACAATTTGTCCAGCAAGTTCACTATCAGAATTCATCTGTTGGGCCATTGTAAATGAAGAAATAGCAGTTGGAGCAGATAACATTATCATAAGTGAAGCTAATTCTACATTTCTAAATCCAAGAAAAATGCCAATTGGTAAAAATATAGCAGGTATAAGAATAAGTTTTCCGCACACCCCCAGTATAATTGGTCTTATATGTCCTTTTATAGCAGAAAAGCTGAAAGACCCACCTAGAATTATAAGTGATAGGGGAGTAGCAATTTTGGAAATATCACCAATGGTTTTATGTAAAAATTCAGGGATTTTAATATTTAAAATAAGCATTATCAATCCTATTACAGAAGCTATTATGAGAGGATTTGTTAAAACACCTTTAATCATGTGCTTTATATTTATTTTACCACCTCTAAAAATCTCAAGTATTATGACTGATAATACATTGAACATAGGAACAATAACTGCAATTAATAAAGATGTAACCCCAATATTTTTATCACCAAATAGTGAGATTGTTACAGGTATACCAAATATAACAAAATTACTGCGAAAGATACCTTGTATTAATGCACCTCTTGTTTTATTATCTTTTTCAATCTTAGGTATAATAAAAACTAAGAGTAAAAAGATTGAAAAAATACTTATAATAGCTACAGCCATAAGTTTGAGGTTAAGAGAACCATTTAAATCCGTATTGTATATATTAAAAAATAATAGTAATGGCAGGAAAGATTTGAAACAAACATTATTCATTTTATTTAAAGTATGTTCATCAAATAAACTTAATTTTTTCAGAACATACCCAAGTGACATTGTGAGAAACAAAGGAAGAACTACATTTATAGATAGAATTAAATTTTCCAAAGTTTATTCTCCATAACTTGACAATTCAATTAAATTTCCATCAGGGTCTCTTAAGTAAATAGACTTCATTTCACCAAAGGCTCCTGTGCGTTCTACAATTCCTTGCTCAATTTTAATCTCATTTTGTTCTAAGTTTGTTTTTGTCATGTCAATATTAGTATTTATCTCAAAACACAAATCAGCACTACCTGTTTGTACGTTTTTGCTGTGAGGTGAAAGTTCATGACCTTTTAAATGGACATTTATTTTGAAATCTCCAGAGTAAAGTTCATATCTTTCATTTGCCATCTTTAATGTAAAACCAAGCTTTTTATAAAAATTTATGCAGTTTTCTATATTATTAGTAGTAATGACCACATGGTCTATTTTTTTTATCATAATAACTCCTCGAAATTTTATATAGATTTATTAAATGTGTTTATATCTTCTTTTAATAAGGCATAAAATAATAATTAGTTAAATATAAGAAATAACCTGAAATTAATTGATTTAATAGTTAAATAAAATATAAAAAATAATTCGAATCCATTGAATCAACAATTAATTAAAATAGAAAAATAATTTAATAGCAATTAAGCTAATCATTAATTAAGTGTAACAAATTAATGATTAGCTATAGTAAATCTAATTAATTAGAATAACTCCCTTTAAGTGTAAATCTATCTAAAATATGCCCATCCATGGCTTCAAAAAACTCATTCATATAAAATCCCTTTTCAAGATTAAGAGTAGTATCAAGGGCAAACACATGTATTTCATAAACATGTGGTCTATCTGGAGGAGCCATACCACCATAAACACTAGCTTCTAATCTACCAATATCACCTAATTTACTATGCCAACTAGTAGTCCCTTGAATAAAATCAGTAGCTGTTATGCTTTCATTTTCCTTTAATTCATCTTTTGTTATATTTGCAGCTAGCCAATGTATCCATGCAAATCCACATACAGGAACTGAATCTTTGTCCTCTAAAAATACAGCAAAGGACACTGTATGCTCTGGAGCATCTTCAAATTTTAGAGGTAATGAATATGTAGGCATACCACCTTTATTAAATTGATTTCCTCTTTTTCCATATTTATCTTCTATAACACCGTTTACTATACCTGTACTAGTTACTTTCATAATAATTTGCCTCCTAAATATATAATAAATTAATAAAAATTTTCTGTAAGTTTATTATATACCAGTTGTAAATAATGGTAAATTACTTACTTTACCATTCTCTAGCATGAAATTAATTCCTATATCTTGCATTATAGCCAAAGCATCTAACATCTGCTTTCCACGAATAGGTGTAAGTGAATATTCAACTTTAAGTGGATATCCTTCATAGGTTTTTTTATCAACCAGCCCAAATTCAATCAATTCTTTAAGTTGTTCAAGCAACATTTTTTGGTTGATTCCATTAATCTCTTTTTCTAGTTTTGATAGAGAAGTTGGACCTATACGTAATCTCCATAATATAATAGACTTCCATTTACCTTTTATCATATCATGTGTTAGTTCTAATGGACATGTATATTTTTCACAAAGCTTCAAGTATAGTCACCTCCAATTTATTTTGCCAAAATACGTTTTGAAGCAAGTTTATATACAAGTTCAACTTTTTTATTTGAAACATCCCATGAGTTTAATTCGTTTTTTACTAAATCTGGATGTTTTTTACTTATGTCTCTGAGAGCATTTCCAACAGATTTTCTTAAGTATTCACTGTCCTCATCTTTTAAACTAGAAAGCAATGATATAGCTACAGTGGGGTTGGTCTTAAAATAGTCTCGGATAGTCCAAACTCTAAGCCCTTCTGTTACAGCTCTCTTTATATTTGGGTTGTCAGAACTTAACCACTCTTTTATCACAGGAAGTGATTTATCATATCCAACTTCACTACAATAATAATCAAATGATTTAGCTAATATTTCTTGTACTCTCCAGTTTTCATCTTTACTCACATTGTTTTTTAAAAATAATAAGGCTTCAGAAATATGTATTGATATAAAGCCTAATATAAACACTGCTAATTCTCTTACTTGATAGTATTCTGATCTATATAAGTAAATTGATAGATAATAACACTTCTTTGAGTCATTATTTTTTACAATTTTTTTAGCAATATTTTCGATTTCTTTAAAACCATTTTCTATGGTAATAATTTTTGCAATTACTTCTTCCAAGTTTATCTCCTCCAATAAGTAGATTAGTTTAAATTTAATATATTATTTATAATAAAAAAATTTATTTAATTTATATAAAATAAAGACTTGTCGAAAAACGTTTGCAAGCCTTTAATATTAGAATAAATAAAAAACAATAAAAAATCAACCTAATTTAACATATAAATTTACTTTTATTATAAGTTTTATATTATAAAAAGTTATATTTAAAAAATTAATTGAGTTATATAAATTTAACTTAATTTGAGTATACTAATAGAATAAATTATTATATAGTAATACTTAGATGGAATGAATATTTTACCAATTCTATATGATGGTGTATAATTAGGTGATAAAGTAGCTGTAATAATGATATTTTAAGTAAATTACAATTGTGCTTATGATAACTTAAACTATTATTAGAGAATTATCATAACTTTTTTAAAGATTTATTAAGATAATTTCAATTAAATATAAAAAACATATAATAATTGATTTAACTTGAAACAATAATAAAAGAATATAAAAAACGGTGTGTGAAGATATATGAAAGGTAATATAGAAGATATACAAAGGGTAATATAATAGAAAACTAAAAAAATAATATAACAAGAAAGTAAAATAGGAGGAAAAAATGATACCAGGACTTAAAGAGAGTTTGTTAGGATTAATAAACGAAAGTGCATATAATCCTCTAAAAAAGGAAGAATTAGCAGAAATTTTTGATATACATTCATCAGAAATGCCAATGTTCTATAATTTTTTAGAAGAATTAGAGGAAGATGGATATATATGTTTTACTAAGAAAAATAAAATAGTATCATCAAATCAAATGGGATATTTTGTTGGTAAATTTACATCACATAAAAAAGGCTTTGGATTTGTAGAATCTGATGTTGAATACACACAAGATTTATTTATCTCAAGTGACAATATAAATGGAGCTATGCATAATGATAGAGTTATGGCAGAGATAGTTGTACCTGCAACTGAAGAAAAAAGAGCAGAAGGAAGAATCGTAAAAATTATAAAGAGAGAAATAACTAAAATAGTAGGTACTTTTCAATCAAGTAAAACTTTTGGATTTGTAACACCAGACAATAAGAAATTTACTAAGGATGTATATATACCTAAAAGATATTTTAGTGGTGCAGTAGATAATGATAAGGTAGTTTGTGAAATTACAGTATGGCCACAAGAAGATAGAAAACCAGAAGGAAAGATTATAGAAATACTGGGTCAAAAAGGTGAAAGAGGAGTAGAAATAGACTCTATAATAAGAGAACATGGTCTTCCAGAAGAATTTCCTAAAAAGGTATTGCAAGAAGCAGAAGCTGTTGCTGTTGAAATTCCAGAAGAAGAGGTAAAAAGAAGAAGAGATTTAAGAGATTTAAATATATTTACTATAGATGGAGATGACGCAAAAGATTTAGATGATGCTATATCAATAGAGGTATTATCTAATGGAAACTTTAAATTAGGGGTTCATATAGCTGATGTTACACATTATGTAAGAGAAAAAAATAAATTAGATAAAGAAGCTTTAAAAAGGGCTACATCTGTATATTTAGTAGATAAAGTAATTCCAATGTTGCCAAAGACTCTTTCTAATGGAGTATGTAGTTTAAATCCATTTGAAGACAAATTAACTCTTTCTATATTTATGGAAATAGACCATAAGGGAAATGTAGTTAAGCATGAAATATGTGAATCTATAATAAATTCAAAGGCTAGAATGACTTATACAGAAGTATCCGATATATTAGAAAAAGATGATGAAAAGCTTAAAAAGACTTTTGAACATGTTGTAGATGATTTTAAAAATTCTGAAATTTTGGCTAGAATTCTTATGTCAAGAAGAGAAAAAAGAGGGGCTATAGACTTTAACTTCCCAGAAGCAAAGATAATTCTAAATGGAAATGGAGAAGTTGCAGATATAAAACCATATGAAAGAAGAATTTCTAATAAAATAATAGAAGAGTTTATGCTTATAAGTAATGAAACAATTGCTGAACATTTTTATTGGATGGGTATACCATTTGTGTATAGAATACATGAAACACCATCTTTAGAAAAAATGGAAGAATTGAGTAAATTTATATCTACATTTGGATATACAATAAAAGGTGATAAAGAAGAGGTACATCCAAAGGCATTACAAGGAATAATAGAGAAGATAAAAGGCAAAACAGAAGAGGGAGCAATCAGTACCATAATGCTTCGTTCTTTAAAACAGGCTAAGTATTC
This region includes:
- a CDS encoding sulfurtransferase, with the protein product MKKRLLSLILCIAMIATLLVGCSNNNSNEASNKDANAEKVTADPVDTTKVFVSPKWVKSVIDGNQPESKNYVIAEGSWGATEQNEGYLKQHIPGAIHIDTDSLEYDNDEGVKDFDNYNIKPADVVEKVLLSNGITSDTTVILYGSDSGVDRIAFICLWAGVKNVKVMDGSIEAWKNAKYDVEKGAVEPKSQKEFGVKVPAHPEYVMDIKDVENKLKNDPNFRLVSIRSLEEFSGKTSGYNYIDKAGEPKGAVWGRAGTDASSMQDYMNEDGSYVDFDKVLGYFKDIDVTKDTNTAFYCGTGWRATIPWLMCYENGWKNITLFDGGWWQWQTQPNLPVQVGNPKDGDVKYTTVGELSTDKAKK
- a CDS encoding AEC family transporter → MENLILSINVVLPLFLTMSLGYVLKKLSLFDEHTLNKMNNVCFKSFLPLLLFFNIYNTDLNGSLNLKLMAVAIISIFSIFLLLVFIIPKIEKDNKTRGALIQGIFRSNFVIFGIPVTISLFGDKNIGVTSLLIAVIVPMFNVLSVIILEIFRGGKINIKHMIKGVLTNPLIIASVIGLIMLILNIKIPEFLHKTIGDISKIATPLSLIILGGSFSFSAIKGHIRPIILGVCGKLILIPAIFLPIGIFLGFRNVELASLMIMLSAPTAISSFTMAQQMNSDSELAGQIVVFTSAFSIITVFIIIFILKQNNLI
- a CDS encoding YbhB/YbcL family Raf kinase inhibitor-like protein, translated to MKVTSTGIVNGVIEDKYGKRGNQFNKGGMPTYSLPLKFEDAPEHTVSFAVFLEDKDSVPVCGFAWIHWLAANITKDELKENESITATDFIQGTTSWHSKLGDIGRLEASVYGGMAPPDRPHVYEIHVFALDTTLNLEKGFYMNEFFEAMDGHILDRFTLKGSYSN
- a CDS encoding helix-turn-helix transcriptional regulator; translation: MKLCEKYTCPLELTHDMIKGKWKSIILWRLRIGPTSLSKLEKEINGINQKMLLEQLKELIEFGLVDKKTYEGYPLKVEYSLTPIRGKQMLDALAIMQDIGINFMLENGKVSNLPLFTTGI
- a CDS encoding DNA alkylation repair protein, encoding MEEVIAKIITIENGFKEIENIAKKIVKNNDSKKCYYLSIYLYRSEYYQVRELAVFILGFISIHISEALLFLKNNVSKDENWRVQEILAKSFDYYCSEVGYDKSLPVIKEWLSSDNPNIKRAVTEGLRVWTIRDYFKTNPTVAISLLSSLKDEDSEYLRKSVGNALRDISKKHPDLVKNELNSWDVSNKKVELVYKLASKRILAK
- the rnr gene encoding ribonuclease R, with protein sequence MIPGLKESLLGLINESAYNPLKKEELAEIFDIHSSEMPMFYNFLEELEEDGYICFTKKNKIVSSNQMGYFVGKFTSHKKGFGFVESDVEYTQDLFISSDNINGAMHNDRVMAEIVVPATEEKRAEGRIVKIIKREITKIVGTFQSSKTFGFVTPDNKKFTKDVYIPKRYFSGAVDNDKVVCEITVWPQEDRKPEGKIIEILGQKGERGVEIDSIIREHGLPEEFPKKVLQEAEAVAVEIPEEEVKRRRDLRDLNIFTIDGDDAKDLDDAISIEVLSNGNFKLGVHIADVTHYVREKNKLDKEALKRATSVYLVDKVIPMLPKTLSNGVCSLNPFEDKLTLSIFMEIDHKGNVVKHEICESIINSKARMTYTEVSDILEKDDEKLKKTFEHVVDDFKNSEILARILMSRREKRGAIDFNFPEAKIILNGNGEVADIKPYERRISNKIIEEFMLISNETIAEHFYWMGIPFVYRIHETPSLEKMEELSKFISTFGYTIKGDKEEVHPKALQGIIEKIKGKTEEGAISTIMLRSLKQAKYSPECSGHFGLAAKFYCHFTSPIRRYPDLQIHRIIKESLNNKINGKRQEQLTTIVDYASVQSSEKERKAELAERDVHDFYKALYMKDKVGQEFEGVVSSVTSFGIFVELDNTIEGLIRLANMNDDYYIYDESSYSVLGERTKKSYKIGDLVKIKVEGVNVDFKEIDFEIVEKIEE